AACATAGCTTCTTGCAAATCTCTCTTCATTGAGATAACCATCTGTGATAAGTTCCGCAATTATTTCTTCCAGCAAATCCCCGAAAACACCATTTTCCAATAATTTTGATCTTACCTCTGAATGACATCTTTCCTGATATGCGCAATATTTTTGCATATTTGGAAGCGCTTCGTGGGATGACCAGTATTTTTTTTTGGGTTCTTGCATATTTATATTGGGTGATCAGTGATTTGGTGATCGGTGATTTGGTGATCAGTGATTGGGTGATTGGTGATTTAGTGACATTGCTGACTCGTTTATTTGTTTAATCGTTTATTTGTTTATTTGTTTATGTTAAGTGGGCTGACTGACTGCTCCTGATGTGGGCAGGGCTCCCCTTCAGGGGTCGGGGGTGAGCAGGGTAAATCGTTTATTTGTTGAATTGTTTATTTGTTTATTTGTTGAATCGTTACTTGTTTAATCGTTTAAATATTTGAATGATGTCATCTTTGGGATTATGGTGGTATCCATTTAAACCAACAGATTTAGCAGCATCAACATTTTCTTTCAGATCGTCTATAAACAGAGTATCAGCTGCTTTGATGTTCTGGTCATTTATAACAAAATCAAAAATATTTGGGTCAGGTTTTCTTAATCCGATGATGTGTGAATAATAAGCTTTATGAAAAAATTGAGTATCGAAATCTGAGATACAATGATTTCTTTGTAAATCCTGATATACCCAATTCAAGTGAATCTCATTGGTATTACTCAAAAGAAAAACAATATATTTTTTTCTGAGTTCCAGAAGGAATTGAAATTTATCCGGATTCCATCCGATTAACATTGCATTCCAGGCATTTATTATCCCTAGTTCTGACGGAATTTCTTTTCTGGCACACTTCTGTAATCGCCAGATAAAACTTTCCTGATTAATAGCACCAATTTCAAAGGAATGTACGGCTAAGTGAATATTTTCGGGAAGGTAGTCATGTTTTTCATATCCCAAAATCTCACTGAGTGCTGTAAAAGTTC
The genomic region above belongs to Saprospiraceae bacterium and contains:
- a CDS encoding HAD family phosphatase, which produces MMNSENIKNIIFDLGNVLIDIEIDRTFTALSEILGYEKHDYLPENIHLAVHSFEIGAINQESFIWRLQKCARKEIPSELGIINAWNAMLIGWNPDKFQFLLELRKKYIVFLLSNTNEIHLNWVYQDLQRNHCISDFDTQFFHKAYYSHIIGLRKPDPNIFDFVINDQNIKAADTLFIDDLKENVDAAKSVGLNGYHHNPKDDIIQIFKRLNK